The Manis javanica isolate MJ-LG chromosome 4, MJ_LKY, whole genome shotgun sequence genome contains a region encoding:
- the XKR8 gene encoding XK-related protein 8: MPRSLHAALLWDLVLGVLGTFAFLIDLGADLWAASQYVLNGRYLWAALVLALLGVASVALQLFSWVWLRADPAGLHAPQPSRRSLALLHLLQLGYLYRCMQGLKQGLLVWQQEAPSEFDLAYADFLSLDISMLRLFETFLETTPQLTLVLAIMLQSGQAEYYQWVGICTSFVGISWALLDYHRALRACCFPSKPLLGLGSSVIYFLWNLLLLWPRVLVVALFSALLPRYVALHFLGLWLVLLFWVWLQGTDFMPDSCSEWLYRVTVATILYFSWFNVAEGHTRGRAAIHLVFLLSDSVLMAATWATHSDWLPGGILLQMLLPVAGICFLLGLALRLVYYCWLHPSRRREPDQVDRTWGLRSLEWHQLPQNRRMAQLAKNFFPKARDGAAMPWKGEGNGVL, translated from the exons ATGCCCCGGTCACTTCACGCCGCGCTCCTTTGGGACCTGGTCCTGGGCGTACTGGGTACCTTTGCCTTCTTGATCGACCTGGGCGCCGACTTGTGGGCCGCGAGCCAGTATGTGCTCAACGGCCGCTACCTGTGGGCCGCGCTGGTGCTGGCTCTGCTGGGTGTCGCTTCGGTCGCGCTACAGCTCTTTAGCTGGGTCTGGCTGCGCGCAGACCCCGCCGGCCTGCATGCGCCGCAGCCCTCACGCCGCAGCCTGGCGCTGCTGCATCTCCTGCAGCTGGGCTATCTGTACAG GTGCATGCAGGGGCTGAAGCAGGGCCTGTTGGTGTGGCAGCAGGAGGCGCCCTCTGAGTTTGACCTGGCCTACGCCGACTTCCTCTCCCTGGACATCAGCATGCTGCGGCTCTTTGAGACCTTCCTGGAGACGACACCACAGCTCACGCTGGTGCTGGCCATCATGCTGCAGAGTGGCCAGGCTGAGTACTACCAGT GGGTCGGCATCTGCACGTCCTTCGTGGGCATCTCCTGGGCACTGCTGGACTACCACCGGGCCTTGCGTGCATGCTGCTTCCCCTCCAAACCCCTCCTGGGCCTGGGCTCCTCTGTGATCTACTTCCTGTGGAATCTGCTGCTGCTGTGGCCCCGTGTCCTGGTCGTGGCCCTGTTCTCAGCCCTCCTCCCCCGCTATGTGGCCCTGCACTTCTTGGGTCTGTGGCTGGTGCTGCTGTTCTGGGTCTGGCTTCAGGGCACAGACTTCATGCCAGATTCCTGTTCTGAGTGGCTGTACCGAGTGACAGTGGCCaccattctttatttctcctggtTCAATGTGGCTGAGGGCCACACCCGGGGCCGTGCCGCCATCCACCTGGTATTCCTCCTGAGTGACAGTGTTCTCATGGCGGCCACCTGGGCGACTCACAGTGACTGGCTGCCCGGTGGGATCCTGCTGCAGATGTTGCTGCCTGTGGCCGGCATCTGCTTCCTTTTGGGTCTGGCTCTGCGGCTTGTCTACTACTGCTGGCTGCACCCTAGCCGCCGCCGGGAGCCTGACCAGGTGGACAGAACATGGGGCCTCCGCTCCCTTGAGTGGCATCAGCTGCCTCAGAACCGACGCATGGCCCAGTTGGCTAAGAACTTTTTTCCCAAGGCTAGGGATGGGGCTGCTATGCCATGGAAGGGAGAGGGGAATGGGGTCCTTTGA